One part of the Myxococcales bacterium genome encodes these proteins:
- a CDS encoding twin-arginine translocase TatA/TatE family subunit: protein MFGGLGMWELLIIFFVILLLFGAKRLPEIGSSLGKGIREFKDSVLEVEGGAGREISSGEGNDKEDEPKS from the coding sequence ATGTTCGGTGGACTCGGGATGTGGGAGCTCCTTATCATCTTCTTCGTAATCCTGCTCCTCTTCGGTGCCAAGCGCCTCCCGGAGATCGGTAGCTCGCTCGGCAAGGGCATCCGCGAGTTCAAGGATTCCGTGCTAGAGGTCGAGGGTGGAGCCGGCCGCGAGATCTCGAGCGGCGAGGGGAACGACAAGGAGGATGAGCCCAAGAGCTGA